In Drosophila nasuta strain 15112-1781.00 chromosome 2R, ASM2355853v1, whole genome shotgun sequence, a single genomic region encodes these proteins:
- the LOC132785858 gene encoding intermembrane lipid transfer protein VPS13B isoform X1, with the protein MFKLESYITPILLNYVAKYVKNIRDEDAQVSLWEGEVTFQNLDLRLDVLEEELNLPFELVSGHIHELSIQVPWTKLTSEPVRIEINTIEFVAKLPDEEAKKQQLAERRRQRLSGDVVDEQQGGGAINSSVVNKIINNINLQCHNIILKYVDDDIVVSMNVQYLNFSSANELWEPAMMDVNPVQVLMRKLLQVSDLTICLDKRNTAGKIEVCQEPILYRCTLELRVLRKYNVNTLNTSSTTRIGVFTKSLDINVSSLQFPMVMRLVKILLELKPANIEEDSFVLEDPVEPPTSDSMQQRVAPDAPNTMFGWAWNLLPSFEATAPPAADEPIGHFFDVGVYAEQLNFQLKNSEIFTDQVMGGIKRIRYTPIMRISLGGIYYERSQLKESDWANVRAGLSSLNMEPLGIYRSEDPMTQNLMNTQEAENERGFVDKSLFDEQYMFADRPWCSNNHDEYYARNTDDYMLYRSPVLAFDIVEYRAPQAQTRSHVMQGAQLKDAGLRVKYRLLSAGITFHFSQSFLQVKNVISDLLRPYDYTGYHAEAASENVNRPVTRDQEYKNEYMTYSDIEYLMRFMPVCNYHVDLRNMTVKFYPRQQSYEGSTAANQHRLSTTFSQTLLPYLQVNMSSVVGTICGPANPKRLVHLITHLQDKPREIIDSCYNFYNLHVKNLTVMALNTNPEMGKAKLVNIPSMQVNFNRLVLPHLWRPNVAALESAEIISELISLEFSKRELVLLNRMILLIIAYDSGRLGALVRLVARANLSSDVIKLQTLVTKLRFNYRKYHTHYAMLLSLRNLNTDVYHTMMHVRNVIISTNKGINNKWLELQLQIPREGYEESEDLKRPATAVCLWLENFRVTLDVYLVQFFNCFNFNDCVENGDVEADSDTLSLLERNQSFSNLSYTSAPLIKPSNIDRQPRRAMRNSRKISIPAETIHLSSEREEKSVHTQVNTETNEESNEVLLDMSALIERLTSIVVVVDMAKARIDVCEVMLRKTMKEQTVEYTAIRLPHTKITSSNCDHVIRGNIRNTIHMTSGRTELCKWVIDLHDFCMSLRRGTKSELIVAPVQTTVTIALSQKVSDKPRPKKTKPVESFIDDSDLDLGGQQSKKVDWHEAKPSTESLRTVSINVHVDMSEISIFGRRLKLLHEHYEIVYSIYKAIRHLDANNECMDIAAKRLLQIYTGSVANYSNIKDFLDLDPDYIPSSISFVQEEGVSLIIFCQWTIPRISLEMETGGTRRQRKIVMNFEDLLLNVDKHPDFSKFTCKVENVSLNYYEANQPTDFKLVDNIYIKMLPDSSNLPMISVVVTTVSLHDFYSKIGAINLHNKQHTISELIIDLQPIEMILDLDKIAEFALLQCEILDIMRTNHRLGSSNEELVQKETMLTVQDLPIVHLNSKGIYIYIPQETEKKRYSVLLLRIESIKLTPTVENPLVRSLIRQDIYNKAAELNMLNTPGSLVEDRQYELSVLNISLSSGNWEQTQKYRLAKTLSDEHNNPAFEWNNQEQTTELEHMVIFKEFDFITIYAPAMCFDRFLVAGQIIEYNCLTDFLATLNTQQIRLMSRLMEQLLRLRNILDLECHRSQSMTRSGGNSSNISLAASSNSTNPNYSTKTARISNRHTTGTQMPMRGSFLDAQSSSEFMMDASQCDSGINMPKNAQATQSQPHFWLPETTESHVGTRHRLSYPSSVSFVAGKFELQIYDAVEVENKVLLKPLLQITISQPSFLSKKTLHVSTTQASLFDFQIHLAKTLEEREPLIGSQINSERFSEFIFDTMPGPLGSSGIPPPLLSLKAQRDRTQQLEVDVELGKPLLIRLCERSVKLLLSDLISIHTLLQETPYFAVRTEKPVVNSTPMQQLKLYCFNADRMHLVCERLAIKFYDEKRAFNVSAICLDLNANVKFNMRPNKASIKATLGSFLVQAGKRIFLHPLLIRFSTDLLSEPWCDQLLISSILKLNVLHIDASVMSILQLRLAKDKMDSIMEHVNSEWQQFLHNRPAIGMPLVLPTDTLFKFKPLQSQIVRSKTSLKPKAEFYQDDLRAGAFQFVYLKTDSVLPMPYQVQIIKKNYGIVCWRYPQPRQMHTIYIYPVPMPVDNPIHIKCRMEYFSETHETFLHYCDFELSEISSKQLTPPERSISATIWRVVIMQSLISVDGTCFDADEDDDLQSIESNRVVNDYKGNLDNDFILHPKVLVGCMRIDTTFDVQQVPKLQLLLCCQDIVVNLLNMPNAANVLPLQLKKYDLKLTTDLTQTFLTVHMENLRIHSNVYTRSNYSIDTNFRSRIKCLDYGFFNMVDILEPMTFQSYLRFNRSRRQLNANIVLDKLRINCGPWVIHTLLCSKQHWLEVMQQNKVVNTLMPRVVIVNRMQCPISFGQTGTTERILVTPQEVSLYYFSSDYHSQELTFFKPSTDKDKVEVSESVHIALKFEEKRRVRHVRIGNACLTIKQGKLSATQVYVLIKGQIEVVNMASFRLITDFRSEVVSSEEHNLPGDWLPAKGRTSFYKTVMRNENIVMRLKLSSDQSKGRTGDIPLKPNNNLPWLVKVPTQQPQQFISVWVRILREDIPLEGMEDGFQPQKILVSIWPIFEICNLLSCDLPATETTTDEQLVIAKQGGSQQLNTATTHSTEHPVKFNFPCELGEASQSEYTFMLKNMDWQKFFNYDSAEWTIETTLQRLNKTPKPKWPFDDDEEMRVQRISKVLDKLDIQYCVKPTREFSCTLGLEVAAWGMFINATGVPMSLSLPKEGARYPIGANCLEMLPVISGYFTIDVTFGSNWIPSMPICLEQQMQAVQTSSGIGRPVVLRVNSYVDLVVVRNEDVFRMILEYKIEDGRRVFKLRSKFIIANFTDVVLHAMPLTMDHKETSSREDVSLLDMTKNIRNLLPIKAKEKSIGVTMEMFHDLNARKTKHTSDTAFVYFVSFAANNTQHISIPVPLAMPFTRRCFSVQNGKESIPLTITFIEKDNIYYLNVFRDTAPTIVISNNTNVKFIVAQTTASGNSNVTCTTSEFAGKHFEWNQLIEPYSKCYYSPPQMYANFPDVEYSMCNLSLALYNAPSTCSKNKIGWSKPIRTDKSWQKFMHVPNHGDIKVIICDKHRVIRFNIYYIAQQMEFSVKDLRSRLTKPDEDATLMLPENVLKASFHNHEKEDLSEPEEEIINADCMHFQQECEQKIQLNLRTFIKSFVFSLQTNNREQDYLKTEVCNMYADDVMLAYNDDDDQRVLHLQLPNMQIDNQLYTNGKYDFPVLLCAQQLYKRNCCLPLVYDLDAVYKRQAERMPVSLLSFVFYQDEFHLQSVRCQLQPLRVYIEDAYLNQLLDTLVECEPSNCVYTPPLDTERVELADGQTLLPTHLVTQALYISEPLRLDSFVVEPLSLLLSVHTSSRLYIALDHSPLSFSRYERHQILTVPLRFGQSLGLHYLSGAIFGAGWVVGSLEILGSPSGLARSFSTGLRDFISMPVQGLFRGPWGFVVGVTQGSASLLRNVTAGTVNSVTKLAGSVARNLDRLTLDSEHIELTEARRRARPQGFADGLTQGLTGLGISLLGAVGGIAHHTLEARSSVGVITGLTKGIVGALTKPISGAAEMLALTGQGVLHTVGFNTMPQQVEPSTTRNVALHASSYRIWRYLPPQLKKDQILFFQDITLLLNGQMLPALLFVTSTVLVIIELQREDLTFIASVLKVEVVADREDPTKLYLSLRPEQADGIEGQLRYTNERIKSFLSSSWAHVKFNDSLSDLLHVSDHEEDDEHRQSQCTFFLKQNMGEHLMHYLKVIRQTQ; encoded by the exons ATGTTTAAACTAGAGTCCTACATCACACCGATATTGCTGAACTACGTGGCGAAATATGTGAAAAATATTCGCGATGAAGATGCACAGGTGTCACTGTGGGAGGGCGAGGTGACGTTTCAAAACCTTGACTTGCGCCTTGATGTTCTCGAGGAGGAGCTGAATTTGCCTTTCGAGCTCGTGTCCGGCCACATTCATGAACTCTCCATTCAAGTGCCCTGGACCAAGTTGACGTCGGAACCGGTGCGCATTGAGATCAACACGATTGAGTTTGTGGCCAAGCTGCCTGATGAGGAAGCCAAGAAGCAACAGCTGGCCGAGCGTCGACGACAGCGTCTCAGCGGGGATGTGGTCGATGAGCAGCAGGGCGGCGGCGCCATCAATTCGAGCGTGGTCAATAAGATCATTAATAATATCAATCTGCAGTGCCACAACATCATTTTGAAGTATGTGGACGATGATATTGTCGTCTCCATGAATGTGCAATATCTAAACTTTAGTTCGGCTAACGAACTTTGGGAGCCAGCTATGATGGATGTGAATCCTGTGCAGGTGCTAATGCGCAAGTTGCTGCAGGTATCGGATCTCACTATTTGCCTAGACAAACGCAATACAGCCGGTAAAATTGAGGTGTGCCAGGAGCCCATCCTATATCGTTGCACCTTAGAGTTGCGTGTGCTGCGCAAGTACAATGTGAACACCCTCAACACATCGAGCACCACTCGCATTGGTGTCTTTACCAAATCACTGGACATCAATGTATCGTCACTTCAATTTCCCATGGTCATGCGCTTGGTGAAGATCTTGCTGGAACTTAAGCCCGCCAACATTGAGGAGGACTCGTTCGTCTTAGAAGATCCGGTAGAGCCACCAACTAGCGATTCGATGCAGCAACGTGTGGCGCCCGATGCACCAAACACCATGTTTGGCTGGGCCTGGAATCTGTTGCCCAGCTTTGAGGCAACCGCGCCACCTGCCGCGGACGAGCCAATTGGCCACTTCTTTGACGTTGGCGTCTATGCGGAGCAGCTGAATTTCCAGCTCAAAAATTCAGAGATATTTACCGATCAAGTGATGGGCGGCATTAAACGCATACGCTATACTCCCATAATGCGTATAAGTCTGGGCGGGATTTACTACGAGCGGTCGCAGCTCAAGGAGAGCGATTGGGCAAATGTGAGAGCTGGTTTGTCCAGTCTAAATATGGAACCGTTGGGTATCTATCGTAGCGAGGATCCCATGACGCAGAATCTGATGAACACGCAGGAG GCGGAAAACGAACGTGGGTTTGTGGATAAGAGCCTCTTCGACGAGCAGTATATGTTTGCGGATCGGCCCTGGTGTAGCAATAACCATGATGAATACTATGCACGCAACACGGATGACTATATGCTATATCGAAGTCCGGTGTTGGCCTTTGACATTGTCGAGTATCGTGCGCCGCAGGCGCAGACCAGAAGTCATGTGATGCAGGGAGCACAGCTGAAAGATGCCGGGTTGCGGGTGAAGTATCGTTTGCTGTCCGCTGGCATCACGTTCCACTTTTCGCAGTCGTTTCTTCAggttaaaaatgttattagtGATTTATTGCGTCCTTACGATTACACCGGATATCATGCAGAAGCTGCCAGTGAAAATGTCAATCGTCCAGTTACTCGAGACCAGGAGTACAAGAACGAGTACATGACCTACTCGGACATTGAGTACTTGATGCGTTTCATGCCCGTTTGCAACTATCACGTCGATCTGCGCAACATGACGGTGAAGTTTTATCCACGCCAACAAAGCTATGAGGGATCCACGGCTGCCAATCAACATCGTTTGAGCACCACATTCAGCCAGACGCTGTTGCCGTATTTGCAGGTGAACATGTCATCGGTGGTGGGCACAATATGCGGACCGGCGAATCCAAAGCGTCTGGTTCACTTGATCACACATCTTCAGGACAAACCGCGCGAGATTATCGATTCGTGTTACAATTTCTACAATTTGCACGTGAAGAATCTAACTGTGATGGCACTGAACACCAATCCGGAGATGGGCAAGGCCAAGCTGGTGAATATACCCAGCATGCAGGTGAACTTCAATCGTTTAGTATTGCCCCATCTCTGGCGACCGAATGTGGCTGCCTTGGAGTCGGCAGAAATAATCTCGGAGCTTATCAGTCTGGAGTTCTCTAAGCGTGAACTGGTGCTCCTCAATCGCATGATACTGCTGATTATTGCCTACGATAGCGGGAGATTGGGTGCGCTGGTCCGACTGGTGGCTCGTGCCAATCTCTCGTCTGATGTGATTAAGCTGCAGACGTTGGTGACCAAGCTGCGCTTTAACTATCGCAAATATCACACGCATTACGCcatgctgctgtcgctgcgcAACCTTAACACTGATGTCTATCACACCATGATGCATGTTCGCAATGTAATAATCTCCACCAACAAGGGCATCAACAATAAATGGCTGGAGCTGCAGCTTCAGATACCGCGCGAGGGATACGAGGAATCGGAAGACTTGAAGCGTCCAGCCACCGCCGTCTGCCTATGGCTGGAAAACTTCCGTGTCACGCTGGACGTGTATTTAGTGCAATTTTTTAactgtttcaatttcaatgattGCGTCGAAAATGGTG ATGTAGAAGCAGACTCGGATACGCTGAGCTTGTTGGAGAGGAATCAATCGTTTTCGAATTTATCCTATACCTCGGCCCCACTGATCAAGCCATCAAATATTGACAGGCAACCGCGACGTGCTATGCGCAACAGTCGCAAAATCTCCATTCCCGCGGAGACAATACATTTGAGTTCGGAACGTGAGGAGAAATCTGTCCATACGCAAGTCAACACAGAGACGAACGAAGAGTCGAATGAGGTGCTACTGGACATGTCTGCGCTGATCGAGCGACTTACTTccattgttgtcgttgtggacATGGCAAAGGCCAGAATTGATGTGTGCGAAGTGATGCTGAGGAAGACCATGAAAGAGCAGACCGTTGAATACACTGCGATTCGCCTGCCACACACAAAGATCACGTCCAGCAATTGTGATCATGTGATACGCGGTAACATTCGCAACACCATCCATATGACCAGCGGTCGCACAGAGCTCTGCAAGTGGGTTATTGACTTGCATGATTTTTGCATGTCCCTGCGTCGCGGGACAAAGTCTGAATTGATTGTAGCGCCAGTGCAGACTACTGTAACGATAGCATTGTCGCAAAAGGTAAGCGACAAGCCGCGGCCAAAGAAGACTAAACCGGTGGAATCATTCATTGACGATTCCGATTTGGATTTGGGAGGACAACAGAGCAAGAAAGTGGATTGGCACGAGGCTAAGCCATCCACAGAATCATTGCGCACCGTCTCCATCAATGTGCATGTAGATATGTCTGAGATCAGCATCTTTGGTCGTCGT TTAAAGTTGCTACATGAACACTATGAAATCGTGTATTCCATCTATAAAGCAATACGTCACCTGGATGCCAACAATGAGTGCATGGATATCGCTGCTAAACGTCTACTACAAATCTACACAGGCAGCGTGGCTAACTACTCGAATATCAAAGATTTTCTAGATCTAGATCCCGACTACATACCTAGCAGTATAAGCTTTG TTCAAGAAGAAGGTGTCTCCTTGATCATATTTTGCCAATGGACCATTCCGCGCATCTCCTTAGAAATGGAAACTGGCGGCACTCGTCGACAGCGCAAGATTGTCATGAACTTTGAGGATTTGTTGCTGAATGTGGATAAGCATCCGGATTTCTCAAAATTCACCTGTAAGGTGGAGAATGTTAGTCTAAATTACTATGAGGCAAATCAGCCGACAGACTTTAAGCTTGTCGACAATATCTATATTAAGATGTTGCCCGACAGCTCCAATTTGCCAATGATAAGTGTCGTTGTGACGACAGTTAGCCTCCATGATTTTTACTCTAAAATTGGTGCTATAAATCTGCACAATAAACAGCACACCATCTCTGAGCTGATCATTGACTTGCAGCCAATTGAAATGATATTGGATCTGGATAAGATTGCAGAGTTTGCATTACTTCAATGCGAGATACTGGACATTATGCGTACCAATCATCGTTTAGGGTCTAGTAATGAAGAGCTAGTACAAAAAGAGACCATGCTAACCGTTCAGGATCTGCCCATAGTACATCTTAATAGCAAGGGCATTTACATCTACATTCCACAGGAGACGGAAAAGAAGCGCTATTCAGTTCTACTGCTGCGA ATCGAGAGCATTAAGTTAACACCTACTGTTGAAAACCCTTTGGTGCGTTCTCTGATACGTCAggatatatataataaagcCGCAGAGCTAAACATGCTCAACACGCCTGGCTCCCTGGTCGAGGATCGTCAGTACGAGCTGAGTGTGTTAAACATTTCACTTTCCTCCGGCAACTGggagcaaacacaaaaatatcgTTTGGCCAAAACGCTGTCCGACGAGCACAACAACCCAGCCTTTGAGTGGAATAATCAGGAACAAACCACAGAACTCGAACATATGGTTATATTCAAGGAGTTTGATTTTATCACCATCTATGCGCCTGCCATGTGTTTCGATCGCTTTCTGGTGGCTGGCCAAATTATCGAGTACAATTGCCTGACGGACTTTTTGGCCACTTTGAACACGCAACAAATTCGCTTGATGTCCCGTCTCATGGAGCAGCTGCTACGACTTCGAAA CATCTTGGACTTGGAGTGCCACAGATCGCAATCAATGACGAGATCGGGCGGCAACAGTTCGAATATTTCATTGGCAGCCTCTTCTAATTCTACGAACCCAAACTACAGCACAAAAACCGCAAGGATTTCTAATCGTCATACCACGGGAACACAGATGCCAATGCGTGGAAGCTTTCTGGATGCCCAGAGCAGCAGTGAGTTCATGATGGACGCCAGTCAGTGTGATTCGGGCATTAATATGCCCAAAAATGCCCAAGCTACACAATCCCAACCACACTTTTGGCTGCCAGAGACGACAGAGAGCCATGTGGGCACTCGACATAGACTCAGCTATCCATCGAGCGTGTCATTTGTGGCTGGCAAGTTTGAGCTGCAGATCTACGATGCCGTGGAGGTGGAGAATAAAGTGCTTTTGAAGCCGTTGCTGCAAATAACCATATCACAGCCCAGTTTTCTGTCAAAGAAAACGCTGCACGTAAGCACAACCCAGGCCTCGCTGTTCGACTTTCAAATCCACTTGGCCAAGACACTCGAAGAGCGAGAGCCTCTCATCGGCTCACAGATTAATAGCGAACGATTTAGTGAGTTCATTTTTGATACGATGCCCGGTCCACTGGGCAGTTCTGGTATTCCCCCGCCATTACTCTCGTTGAAGGCGCAACGTGATCGCACCCAACAGTTGGAGGTGGACGTTGAACTGGGGAAACCTTTGTTGATTCGGCTCTGTGAACGAAGTGTGAAGCTGTTGTTGAGCGATCTCATCAGTATCCACACATTGCTGCAGGAGACACCGTACTTTGCCGTGCGCACCGAGAAACCTGTGGTGAACTCGACGCCAATGCAACAATTGAAGCTCTACTGTTTCAATGCCGATCGCATGCATTTAGTTTGCGAACGGTTAGCCATCAAGTTCTACGATGAGAAGCGTGCTTTTAACGTCAGCGCCATCTGTCTCGACCTTAATGCCAACGTCAAGTTCAACATGCGTCCGAACAAGGCATCGATTAAGGCAACGTTGGGTTCCTTTTTGGTGCAGGCGGGCAAGAGAATATTTCTGCATCCGCTGTTAATACGCTTCTCGACTGATCTGTTAAGCGAACCATGGTGCGATCAGCTCTTAATTTCATCTATACTAAAGCTGAATGTGCTGCACATCGATGCGAGTGTGATGAGCATTCTGCAGTTGCGCCTGGCCAAAGACAAAATGGACAGTATTATGGAACATGTTAATAGCGAGTGGCAGCAGTTTTTGCATAATCGTCCAGCCATTGGAATGCCGCTAGTACTACCTACAGATACGTTGTTTAAGTTTAAGCCATTGCAGTCACAAATCGTGCGCTCGAAGACCTCGTTGAAGCCCAAAGCTGAGTTCTATCAGGACGATCTACG CGCTGGAGCTTTTCAGTTTGTATATCTAAAGACGGATTCGGTACTGCCGATGCCATACCAGGTGCAGATCATTAAGAAGAACTATGGCATTGTTTGTTGGCGCTATCCGCAGCCACGCCAAATGCACACAATATACATCTATCCAGTGCCAATGCCA GTGGACAATCCCATACATATCAAGTGCCGCATGGAATACTTCAGCGAGACGCAcgaaacatttttgcattacTGTGATTTTGAGCTGTCGGAGATTTCCAGTAAGCAATTGACGCCGCCGGAACGCAGCATCAGCGCCACCATCTGGCGAGTTGTGATCATGCAGTCGCTGATCTCGGTGGATGGCACGTGCTTCGATGCTGACGAGGACGATGACTTGCAATCG ATCGAAAGCAATCGTGTAGTGAACGACTATAAAGGCAATCTGGATAATGATTTCATATTACATCCCAAAGTTCTGGTAGGTTGCATGCGGATTGACACAACCTTCGATGTCCAGCAGGTGCCGAAACTGCAGTTGCTATTATGCTGTCAGGACATTGTGGTGAATCTGCTCAACATGCCAAATGCCGCAAATGTGCTCCCGTTGCAACTTAAGAAATACGATCTGAAATTGACCACCGATCTGACGCAAACCTTTCTCACCGTCCACATGGAAAATCTGCGTATCCATTCGAATGTCTATACGCGTAGCAACTATAGCATCGATACGAATTTCCGCAGCCGCATCAAATGCCTCGACTATGGTTTCTTCAACATGGTTGACATACTTGAACCCATGACATTCCAGAGTTATTTGCGTTTTAACCGTTCGCGTCGTCAGCTTAATGCCAACATAGTGCTCGACAAATTGCGCATTAATTGCGGCCCTTGGGTGATACACACGCTGCTCTGTTCCAAGCAGCATTGGCTGGAGGTGATGCAGCAGAATAAGGTGGTCAATACGTTGATGCCACGCGTAGTGATTGTTAATCGCATGCAGTGTCCCATCAGCTTTGGTCAGACTGGCACAACGGAACGCATATTGGTCACACCACAGGAGGTGTCTCTTTACTACTTCAGCAGCGACTATCATAGCCAAGAGTTGACATTCTTCAAGCCAAGCACTGACAAAGATAAAGTAGAGGTCAGCGAATCAGTGCACATTGCTCTCAAATTTGAGGAGAAGCGGCGAGTTCGTCATGTGCGCATTGGCAATGCTTGTCTTACGATTAAACAGGGCAAGCTGTCGGCCACTCAAGTTTATGTGCTTATCAAGGGACAGATTGAGGTGGTTAACATGGCCTCATTTCGACTGATCACTGACTTCCGATCCGAGGTGGTTTCGAGCGAAGAGCATAATCTTCCAGGTGACTGGCTGCCTGCCAAGGGACGCACATCCTTCTACAAGACTGTAATGCGGAACGAGAACATAGTCATGCG GCTTAAATTGAGCTCTGACCAAAGCAAGGGACGCACTGGCGACATTCCATTAAAACCCAATAATAACTTGCCCTGGTTGGTGAAAGTACCCacgcagcagccacagcaattCATCAGCGTTTGGGTGCGTATTCTGCGTGAGGACATTCCCCTTGAAGGCATGGAGGATGGCTTCCAGCCGCAAAAAATACTCGTCAGCATCTGGCCCATATTTGAGATCTGCAATTTGCTGAGCTGTGATCTGCCGGCAACTGAGACGACGACAGACGAGCAGCTTGTCATTGCCAAACAGGGGGGCAGCCAACAGCTCAATACGGCCACAACACATTCCACCGAGCATCCTGTGAAGTTCAATTTTCC TTGCGAACTTGGCGAAGCTTCGCAGAGTGAATACACCTTCATGTTGAAGAATATGGATTGGCAAAAGTTCTTCAACTATGATTCCGCCGAGTGGACCATTGAGACAACGCTGCAGCGTCTAAACAAGACACCAAAGCCCAAATGGCCCTTCGATGATGACGAGGAAATGCGTGTGCAACGTATCTCAAAAGTGCTCGACAAATTGGATATTCAGTATTGTGTGAAGCCAACGCGTGAATTTTCCTGCACCCTAGGTTTGGAGGTGGCAGCTTGGGGCATGTTTATCAATGCCACGGGCGTACCAATGAGCTTGTCCTTGCCCAAAGAGGGAGCACGCTATCCGATTGGTGCAAACTGTTTGGAAATGTTGCCTGTGATCAGCGGTTACTTTACCATTGATGTTACCTTTGGTTCCAATTGGATACCTTCGATGCCCATTTGCCTAGAACAACAAATGCAGGCGGTGCAGACATCGAGTGGCATTGGACGACCTGTTGTGCTGCGGGTGAATTCGTATGTGGACTTGGTTGTGGTGCGCAACGAGGATGTTTTTCGCATGATcttagaatataaaattgaagaTGGGCGACGTGTGTTCAAGCTACGCTCCAAGTTTATCATTGCCAACTTTACGGATGTGGTGCTGCATGCAATGCCGCTGACAATGGATCACAAGGAGACCTCCAGTCGGGAGGATGTCAGCCTGCTGGACATGACTAAAAATATACGCAATTTGCTGCCCATCAAGGCAAAGGAAAAATC CATTGGTGTAACCATGGAAATGTTTCACGATCTGAATGCGCGCAAGACGAAGCACACCAGTGACACTGCCTTTGTGTACTTCGTCAGCTTTGCGGCGAACAATACCCAGCACATTTCCATACCTGTCCCATTGGCCATGCCGTTCACACGCCGTTGCTTCAGCGTGCAGAATGGCAAGGAATCAATTCCATTGACAATCACGTTCATTGAGAAggataatatatattatctCAATGTGTTCCGGGACACTGCGCCGACGATTGTGATTAGCAACAACACGAATGTGAAGTTCATTGTGGCCCAGACAACGGCGTCGGGGAACAGCAATGTGACTTGCACCACATCCGAGTTTGCGGGCAAGCATTTTGAGTGGAATCAACTGATTGAGCCGTACAGCAAGTGTTACTATTCACCACCTCAAATGTACGCCAACTTCCCCGATGTGGAGTACAGCATGTGCAATCTTTCACTTGCGCTTTACAATG CGCCTAGCACTTGTAGCAAGAACAAGATCGGCTGGAGCAAACCCATACGCACCGACAAGTCGTGGCAGAAGTTTATGCATGTGCCCAACCATGGCGACATCAAAGTGATCATCTGTGATAAGCATCGAGTGATACGCTTCAACATCTATTACATTGCACAGCAGATGGAGTTCTCTGTGAAGGATCTGCGCTCACGTCTCACCAAACCTGATGAGGATGCCACGCTCATGTTGCCAGAGAATGTATTAAAAGCATCATTCCACAATCATGAAAAAGAGGACTTGAGCGAACCAGAGGAGGAAATAATCAACGCTGATTGCATGCACTTTCAACAAGAGTGCGAGCAGAAGATTCAACTAAACCTGCGCACGTTCATCAAGAGTTTTGTGTTTAGTCTGCAGACCAACAATCGCGAGCAGGATTACTTAAAGACTGAAGTATGTAACATGTATGCGGACGATGTGATGCTTGCGtacaatgatgatgacgatcaGCGCGTGCTGCATCTGCAACTGCCTAATATGCAGATTGACAATCAACTCTACACTAATGGCAAGTACGATTTCCCTGTGCTGCTCTGCGCTCAGCAGCTCTACAAACGCAACTGTTGCCTGCCGCTGGTCTACGATCTCGACGCAGTCTACAAGCGGCAGGCGGAACGTATGCCCGTCTCTCTGCTGAGCTTTGTCTTCTACCAGGACGAGTTTCATTTGCAGTCGGTGCGTTGTCAACTGCAGCCATTGCGTGTGTACATCGAGGATGCGTATCTTAATCAACTGCTCGATACACTAGTCGAATGCGAGCCCTCCAACTGCGTCTATACGCCGCCACTCGACACTGAACGTGTTGAACTGGCCGACGGTCAGACTCTATTGCCTACGCATCTTGTTACGCAAGCATTGTACATTTCAGAGCCATTGCGTTTGGATAGCTTTGTGGTGGAGCCGCTGAGTCTGCTGCTATCGGTGCACACTTCGTCGCGTCTGTACATTGCCTTGGATCATTCGCCGTTATCGTTTTCCCGCTACGAGCGACACCAGATACTGACGGTGCCGCTGCGCTTCGGTCAATCCCTGGGCTTGCATTATCTGAGTGGTGCCATCTTTGGTGCCGGTTGGGTGGTGGGATCCCTGGAGATACTGGGCAGTCCTAGTGGCTTGGCGCGTTCCTTCAGCACTGGACTCCGCGACTTTATCTCGATGCCAGTGCAAGGACTGTTTCGTGGTCCATGGGGATTCGTGGTTGGCGTTACTCAAGGATCTGCATCGTTGCTGCGCAATGTGACGGCGGGCACGGTGAACTCGGTGACCAAATTGGCCGGCTCGGTGGCACGCAATCTGGACAGACTAACGCTCGACTCGGAACACATAGAGCTAACAGAAGCGAGGCGACGTGCACGTCCCCAAGGCTTTGCGGATGGCCTCACGCAAGGCTTGACCGGACTGGGCATTAGTCTGCTGGGCGCTGTCGGCGGGATAGCGCATCATACGCTGGAGGCACGCTCCTCTGTGGGTGTCATCACAGGTCTGACCAAAGGCATTGTGGGCGCTCTAACGAAGCCCATTAGTGGTGCAGCTGAAATGCTGGCACTTACCGGCCAAGGAGTGCTGCACACCGTGGGCTTTAATACGATGCCACAGCAGGTGGAGCCGAGCACCACACGCAATGTGGCGTTGCATGCAAGCTCCTATCGCATCTGGCGTTACTTGCCGCCCCAGTTGAAAAAGGATCAGATATTGTTCTTCCAGGATATTACACTGCTGTTGAATGGACAAATGCTGCCAGCGTTGCTGTTCGTAACATCCACAGTGCTCGTTATCATCGAGTTGCAACGCGAGGATTTGACATTCATAGCGTCGGTGCTGAAGGTTGAGGTTGTGGCGGATCGTGAGGATCCCACCAAGCTGTACTTGAGCTTGAGACCCGAGCAGGCTGACGGCATTGAAGGC CAATTAAGGTACACGAACGAGCGCATCAAGAGTTTTCTGAGTTCTTCGTGGGCGCATGTTAAGTTCAACGATTCGCTGAGCGATCTACTTCACGTGAGTGACCACGAGGAGGATGATGAACATCGCCAGAGCCAGTGCACCTTCTTCCTCAAGCAAAACATGGGCGAGCATCTGATGCACTACCTGAAGGTTATTCGCCAAACGCAATAG